In a single window of the bacterium genome:
- a CDS encoding peptide ABC transporter substrate-binding protein — translation MRRSWLLAVLCAVLALVPAGAAGAAVPAGTFVTVVTENPDNLNPYLHSLLASGSVYRYVFDSLYTVDWTGKWKPALAVSYTVSPDGRAWTFTLRPGVRWSDGRPLISADVKYTWRLATDKDVHVTYATGFDKIAAIDTPSPTTVVYHLKEAYAPFKDQVMGAPIVPEHVLGPLSADGINRASFNQRPIGTGPFTVTEFVTDDHVTLTANPSYWGPKPKLRRIVVRIVPDQNTQVNLFKAGDLSLLVGVPPARLDEVRRTPGVAIRRYLAPVYQLIQLDEYGFLRDAAVRRALDFATPKASIVKNIMKGQAEPAVSDMVPNGPWANKALTPRPYDLAAARALLRAAGFAPGAGGVLVKDGRRLEIPLWTISARQTDAQMMELIAQSWRALGVATDTRAVSAAALFGQNGPQWNGRDAALIYSWGQGVFPENKINWHSSYIPKDANAPGENAERYGNPEMDRLLEEADRTVDDAKRRAVYDRIQALEHRDVPIIFLFWFVNNNVVAADVHGYDVSTFGETPPEEWSTR, via the coding sequence ATGCGCAGGTCATGGTTGCTGGCAGTCCTCTGCGCGGTGCTCGCGCTCGTCCCGGCCGGCGCGGCGGGGGCCGCAGTGCCGGCCGGGACCTTTGTCACCGTCGTGACGGAGAATCCCGACAACTTGAATCCGTATCTGCACAGCCTGCTCGCCTCCGGCAGTGTGTACCGGTACGTCTTCGACAGTTTGTATACGGTCGATTGGACGGGGAAATGGAAGCCCGCGCTGGCGGTCTCGTACACCGTCAGCCCCGACGGACGGGCGTGGACCTTCACCCTCCGCCCGGGGGTGCGCTGGTCCGACGGACGGCCGCTGATATCCGCCGACGTGAAGTACACGTGGCGTCTGGCGACCGACAAGGACGTGCACGTCACCTACGCGACCGGCTTCGATAAGATCGCGGCGATCGATACGCCGAGCCCGACGACGGTCGTCTACCATCTCAAGGAAGCCTATGCGCCCTTCAAGGACCAGGTGATGGGCGCGCCCATCGTTCCCGAGCACGTGCTCGGCCCGCTCTCCGCCGACGGGATCAACAGGGCGTCCTTCAATCAAAGGCCGATCGGCACCGGCCCGTTCACCGTCACGGAGTTCGTGACCGACGATCACGTGACGCTGACGGCGAATCCCTCGTACTGGGGGCCGAAGCCCAAGCTGCGGCGCATCGTCGTCCGCATCGTGCCGGATCAGAACACGCAGGTGAACCTCTTCAAGGCGGGCGATCTCAGCCTGCTCGTCGGTGTGCCGCCGGCGCGGCTGGACGAGGTGCGCCGGACCCCTGGCGTGGCCATCAGGCGGTATCTCGCGCCGGTCTACCAGCTGATTCAGCTGGACGAGTACGGATTTCTGCGGGATGCCGCGGTCCGCCGGGCGCTCGATTTCGCGACCCCCAAGGCGTCGATCGTCAAGAACATCATGAAGGGCCAGGCCGAACCGGCGGTGAGCGACATGGTGCCGAACGGTCCGTGGGCCAACAAGGCGCTCACGCCGCGGCCCTATGATCTCGCCGCGGCGCGGGCCCTGCTGCGCGCGGCCGGCTTTGCGCCGGGGGCCGGCGGGGTGCTGGTGAAGGACGGCCGCCGGCTCGAGATCCCGCTATGGACGATCTCGGCGCGGCAGACCGACGCGCAGATGATGGAACTGATCGCCCAGTCCTGGCGAGCGCTCGGCGTCGCCACGGACACCCGCGCCGTGAGCGCCGCGGCGCTTTTCGGCCAGAACGGTCCCCAGTGGAACGGCCGGGACGCCGCGCTGATCTACAGCTGGGGCCAGGGCGTGTTTCCGGAGAACAAGATCAACTGGCACTCGTCCTACATCCCCAAGGACGCAAACGCGCCAGGCGAGAACGCCGAGCGGTACGGCAACCCGGAGATGGACCGCCTGCTCGAGGAGGCCGACCGCACGGTCGATGACGCGAAGCGACGCGCGGTCTACGACCGAATCCAGGCGCTCGAGCACCGGGACGTGCCGATCATCTTTCTCTTCTGGTTCGTCAACAACAACGTGGTGGCCGCCGACGTTCACGGCTATGATGTCTCGACGTTCGGCGAAACGCCGCCCGAGGAGTGGAGCACGCGTTAG
- a CDS encoding ABC transporter permease produces the protein MSSYVARRAAQAVVLLIAVSFVSYAIMNAAPGGPLAVYLHNPQVTPDKIEVLRHQLGLDRPWYARYAAWLGGLVQGHWGYSYYTGRPVLAMIAERLPATLTLMLAAFALAIGLSFPMGLYAATHKYRWGDNLLSFGSFFAWAMPTFWFGLMLQLLLGVQLRLLPVAGMHEIGITSSTDLARHLVMPALVLGLGAIASWSRYLRSSLLDTLNQDYVRTAHAKGLSGRRVLRRHVLRNSLIPIVTLMGLDLPALFSGAVVTESIFGWPGMGRLFLSALSNRDYPLQMAGLMISSALLIAGNLLADLTYAVLDPRIRFE, from the coding sequence GTGTCGTCCTACGTCGCCCGCCGGGCCGCCCAGGCGGTGGTGCTCCTCATCGCGGTCTCGTTCGTCAGCTACGCCATCATGAACGCGGCGCCCGGCGGCCCGCTCGCCGTCTACCTGCACAACCCCCAGGTCACGCCGGACAAGATCGAAGTGCTGCGGCATCAGCTGGGCCTCGACCGGCCCTGGTACGCGCGGTACGCGGCCTGGCTCGGCGGCCTGGTGCAGGGCCATTGGGGCTATTCCTACTACACGGGCCGGCCGGTCCTCGCCATGATTGCCGAGCGTCTGCCGGCGACACTCACGCTCATGCTTGCGGCATTCGCGCTCGCGATCGGGCTGTCGTTCCCGATGGGCCTGTACGCGGCGACGCACAAGTATCGATGGGGCGACAATCTGCTGTCGTTCGGCTCGTTCTTCGCCTGGGCGATGCCGACGTTTTGGTTCGGGCTGATGCTGCAGTTGTTGTTGGGGGTGCAGCTCCGCCTGCTGCCCGTCGCCGGCATGCACGAGATCGGGATCACGTCCTCCACCGACCTCGCCCGGCACCTTGTCATGCCGGCGCTGGTCCTCGGTCTGGGGGCCATCGCCAGTTGGAGCCGCTATCTCCGCAGCAGCCTCCTTGATACGTTGAACCAGGACTACGTGCGGACGGCGCATGCCAAAGGGCTCTCCGGCCGCCGGGTGTTGCGGCGGCACGTGCTGCGCAACTCACTCATCCCGATCGTCACGCTGATGGGACTCGACCTGCCCGCCCTGTTCAGCGGCGCCGTGGTGACGGAATCGATCTTCGGGTGGCCGGGCATGGGACGCTTGTTTCTGTCGGCGCTCAGCAACCGCGACTACCCGCTGCAGATGGCCGGGTTGATGATCAGCTCCGCGTTGCTTATTGCCGGCAACCTGCTCGCCGATCTCACCTACGCCGTGCTCGATCCCCGGATCCGGTTTGAGTAG
- a CDS encoding ABC transporter permease, producing the protein MAAPPGGPGSAVRPRAGGLWALAWARFRRHRMALAGVAVLAAVVAGVVLAPLLTRYDPTALDPDHSLAPPSRTHLLGTDDLGRDEFARLLYGGRVSLLVGTTAMLVGTVIGVTLGSIAGYAGGWTDTAVMRLVDLVLSFPAIFLLLILLNWTGGRAPVVMMVGYLGLFGWTGLARIVRAEYLSLRSREFVEEARATGAATPRIIFRHILPNAMGPVLVQAAFAVAGAMLAEAALDFLGFGLPPGIPTWGNLMTQAENYMTSNPVLVIAPGLVVTLTVVAVFFIGDALRDALDVRSR; encoded by the coding sequence GTGGCGGCTCCCCCGGGCGGGCCGGGGAGCGCGGTCCGGCCGCGCGCCGGCGGATTGTGGGCGCTGGCCTGGGCTCGATTCCGCCGGCATCGCATGGCGCTCGCCGGCGTCGCCGTCCTGGCCGCGGTCGTCGCCGGCGTCGTGCTGGCCCCGCTGCTGACGCGGTACGATCCGACGGCCCTCGATCCGGATCACAGCCTTGCCCCGCCAAGCCGGACCCATCTCCTCGGGACGGATGACCTCGGGCGGGACGAGTTCGCGCGTCTGCTCTACGGAGGGCGGGTCAGCTTGCTCGTCGGGACGACCGCCATGCTGGTCGGAACGGTGATCGGCGTCACGCTCGGGTCGATCGCGGGCTACGCGGGCGGATGGACGGATACCGCGGTCATGCGCCTCGTCGATTTGGTGCTGAGCTTCCCGGCGATCTTCCTTCTATTAATACTGCTCAACTGGACCGGGGGCCGGGCGCCCGTCGTGATGATGGTGGGGTACCTGGGCCTCTTCGGGTGGACCGGCCTCGCGCGGATCGTGCGCGCCGAGTACCTCTCGCTCCGGTCGCGGGAGTTCGTGGAGGAAGCCCGCGCGACGGGGGCGGCAACGCCGCGCATCATCTTCCGGCACATTCTGCCGAACGCGATGGGGCCCGTTCTGGTCCAGGCGGCGTTCGCCGTGGCGGGCGCGATGCTGGCAGAGGCCGCGCTCGACTTTCTCGGGTTCGGGCTGCCGCCCGGGATCCCGACGTGGGGCAATCTGATGACCCAGGCCGAGAACTACATGACGAGCAATCCGGTGCTGGTGATCGCCCCCGGCCTCGTCGTGACTCTGACCGTGGTCGCGGTGTTCTTCATCGGGGACGCGCTGCGTGACGCACTCGACGTTCGCTCCCGGTGA
- a CDS encoding acetamidase/formamidase family protein, translated as MTTHYLPQDRVHFTWDVRHEPVVNASSGDVLVVHARDVSDNQITPASTAAVLASLNWNRVYPLAGPVYVTDARPGDTLAIEILDMHTEGWGWTAIIPGFGLLADDFKEPALRIFDLTGGDAAYLRRDIAIPIEPFFGTMGVCPAGAREQAVPPGTFGGNMDTRQLTRGATLYLPVQVDGALFSCGDAHAAQGDGEVCVTGIEAPMYATLRLTLQKGRTIPAPQFANPGPLVPRVNHGGWYGTTGVGPDLHKAAQDAVRAMLAHLSETQGLSAEDAYMLASLCVDLKISEIVDAGQFIVSGLLPVAVFRDGFNDIVTGGRSAGAA; from the coding sequence GTGACGACGCACTACCTTCCGCAAGATCGGGTGCACTTCACTTGGGACGTCCGGCACGAGCCGGTGGTCAACGCGAGCAGCGGGGATGTGCTGGTCGTCCATGCCCGTGACGTGAGTGACAACCAGATCACGCCGGCATCGACCGCCGCCGTCCTCGCGTCCCTGAATTGGAACCGCGTCTATCCGCTGGCAGGGCCGGTGTACGTGACGGACGCGCGTCCCGGCGACACCCTGGCGATCGAGATCCTGGACATGCACACCGAGGGGTGGGGTTGGACGGCCATCATCCCGGGCTTCGGGCTCCTGGCCGACGATTTCAAAGAGCCGGCGCTGCGGATCTTCGACCTCACGGGCGGCGACGCGGCCTACCTCCGGCGCGACATCGCCATTCCGATCGAGCCGTTCTTCGGGACGATGGGTGTGTGCCCGGCCGGCGCACGCGAACAGGCCGTGCCGCCGGGTACGTTCGGCGGCAATATGGACACGCGCCAACTCACCCGCGGCGCCACGCTCTACCTGCCCGTGCAGGTCGACGGGGCCTTGTTCAGTTGCGGCGATGCGCACGCCGCGCAGGGCGACGGCGAGGTTTGTGTCACGGGCATTGAGGCGCCGATGTACGCGACGCTGCGGCTCACGCTCCAGAAGGGCCGGACGATTCCCGCGCCGCAGTTTGCGAATCCCGGACCGCTTGTGCCGCGGGTGAATCATGGCGGATGGTACGGGACGACGGGCGTTGGGCCCGATTTGCACAAGGCGGCGCAAGATGCCGTGCGGGCGATGCTCGCACACTTGTCGGAGACGCAAGGGCTTTCGGCCGAAGACGCCTACATGCTGGCGAGCCTCTGCGTAGACTTGAAAATTTCGGAGATCGTCGACGCCGGGCAGTTCATCGTGAGCGGGCTGCTGCCGGTGGCGGTGTTCCGCGACGGCTTCAATGACATCGTTACCGGCGGCAGGTCCGCCGGCGCGGCTTGA
- a CDS encoding DUF1801 domain-containing protein: MNPSELIDKQIADLTDWRGKMLAKLRKIIHDADPEIIEEWKWMGSPCWSHDGLISVATVLKDKVKLTFSQGASLPDPDKLFNAALEGNRWRAIDFHEGDRINERALKNIIRAAVAYNRAGPKGKTPADARGIRPKVRKK; this comes from the coding sequence ATGAACCCATCCGAACTTATTGACAAGCAAATCGCAGACCTTACGGACTGGCGCGGCAAAATGCTTGCCAAACTTCGCAAAATCATTCATGATGCTGACCCCGAGATAATCGAGGAATGGAAATGGATGGGCAGTCCGTGTTGGTCTCACGATGGACTCATCTCCGTGGCCACCGTTCTCAAGGATAAGGTCAAACTGACCTTTTCTCAGGGCGCAAGCCTTCCAGATCCGGACAAGCTCTTCAACGCCGCCCTTGAAGGCAATCGATGGCGAGCGATTGATTTCCACGAGGGTGACAGAATTAATGAGCGCGCCCTGAAAAATATCATCCGTGCTGCGGTGGCTTACAATCGTGCTGGGCCGAAGGGAAAAACACCGGCAGATGCTCGCGGGATTCGGCCTAAAGTCCGCAAAAAATAG
- a CDS encoding DUF998 domain-containing protein: MSFAHVRGPALAGVVAPILFWSVLTFLGRAQVGYNAFRSDISLLALGANGWVQTANFIVFGILIVAFQRGLQRTIAPGKIWGAIDVLAIACGLGLVSIAVFPTDPIGTWTLRGAVHLGVVAALAVLLPLSCLATAAQVRRDRAWRGYAAFSVLIGILTGTLAVMLVLVWSGLWGASHPWLGLSERITFGLPCAWMEIIAIRLLRL; this comes from the coding sequence ATGTCATTCGCCCACGTCCGGGGTCCGGCTCTGGCCGGAGTCGTGGCGCCGATTTTGTTCTGGAGCGTGCTGACCTTCTTGGGCCGGGCGCAGGTCGGCTACAACGCCTTTCGCTCGGATATCAGCCTGCTCGCCCTGGGCGCCAATGGCTGGGTCCAAACGGCGAATTTTATTGTGTTCGGCATCCTGATCGTCGCGTTTCAAAGAGGGCTCCAGCGTACCATAGCACCAGGCAAGATCTGGGGGGCGATCGACGTCCTTGCCATAGCCTGCGGCCTCGGGTTGGTGTCGATCGCGGTGTTTCCCACGGATCCCATCGGGACATGGACGCTGCGGGGCGCAGTCCACCTGGGCGTGGTCGCGGCACTTGCCGTCCTGCTGCCGTTGAGTTGCCTCGCCACGGCGGCTCAGGTGCGGCGTGATCGCGCCTGGCGTGGATATGCCGCCTTCAGTGTGCTCATCGGCATATTGACAGGCACGCTAGCCGTGATGCTCGTGCTGGTGTGGAGCGGACTGTGGGGCGCGTCGCATCCGTGGCTGGGGCTTTCCGAGCGAATCACCTTCGGACTTCCGTGTGCCTGGATGGAGATCATCGCGATTCGTCTGTTGAGGCTGTGA
- a CDS encoding cold-shock protein gives MALGTVKWFNSEKGYGFITPDDGGKDLFVHFSGIEGEGYKSLNEGQKVEYEATQGQKGPQASKVRPVS, from the coding sequence ATGGCGCTTGGAACGGTAAAGTGGTTCAACTCCGAAAAGGGCTACGGCTTTATCACCCCGGACGACGGCGGCAAGGATCTGTTCGTTCATTTCAGCGGGATTGAGGGCGAGGGGTACAAGTCACTGAACGAAGGCCAGAAGGTAGAGTACGAGGCAACACAAGGACAGAAGGGCCCCCAGGCCAGCAAAGTCCGTCCCGTGAGCTAA